One Salvia miltiorrhiza cultivar Shanhuang (shh) chromosome 6, IMPLAD_Smil_shh, whole genome shotgun sequence genomic window, GGGGACACGCGCGTCAACAAGTATAGGGAATTGATTGCCGCTAGCATTTTTGATATGGGTGTAGTGGATGAGTAGTTCACGTATCATATGAACATGTTTTTTATGCTTAAGACATTTGCTACCTTATGATCATGTTTTGTATTGTTAAGACAGTTGCTACCTTATTAAGACATTTGCTACCTTATGATCATGCTACTTTTGTTCATGCGTTAATTATACCACCGTAAAAAATGAGAATATCGTCGTGGTGTGTAATTATACCGTCGGGTAGACATTGGCGGTATTCAATGTTTTGTATCGAAGGGATTATAAATTTGCACGATGGTATTATAAATTTGCACGATGGTATTATAAAATTGTACGACGGTATTATTAATTAAACCATTAAGATACTAGCaaaccataaaaacatgcatccACGAATAACAACAAACACATTAGAATGTAGAATTACAACAAACACTCATTCATCTTGCAGTAAGTAAGGACAATTGGGACGTATATGCGATCTCGCTCCACACAAACTACACGTCTTAGGAACACAACTTTTGCTTGTGGATTTGCTTGTGGATGCCGCATTGCCTGGTGTCGTCTTCTGCTTTTGTGAATCTTTCTCAGTGGGTCCCTTATGTCGCGTTTCTTTTGGCCGACCAGACTGTCGCTTCCATAGTGGAGGTAAAACACAAATACTTGCAACATCTGCAGGGACTATCCATGAAGCATGTGGCGGGACAGAGTTTACCCGATACGAGTATGCCTCTCGTAGCTTTGCTGATTGATAATAGTCTCCAACATGCTTAGATAAGTCATCGCCTAAATGCCTGAATtatttgtttaaaataaaatttagtttaaGAAGCTAACAAAAATTATATCATATAAGTGAAAACAAGTGCGTACCTTATAGCTGCAACAGCATGCGAGCACGGTAGCAGGTTCATGTCCCATTCGAAGCACGTACATGACTGCGTTTGTACATTCACTTTGAATGACCTGTTTGAATCTTTTACTTTGAAAGCAGATGGAGACATGGCAACCACCTCATATCTCCGCGACCTCTCCAATTCAGCAGTCAGCTTTCGTAGAGCCTCTGGTGTAACATCTGCAGAAAACGTCTTTGCAGCTTCCTGTCTTTCATCAAACTATTTTTCTATGATATGACGAATCGCCTCAACCATAGAGCATATAGGCAGACGTCTTGCCCACAGTAATCGAGAATTGAAAGATTCAGCAACATTTGAGGTCAGAAAACTATAGCGACGAACAGGACACTTAGATCTAGCCCATCTCTCAGGACCAACCTGCATAAGTTTGGTATATGCTCCCCCGTCTTCGTTTAATGCCTTTAAGCTTGCCATTGCCTTGTCAAAATCACTCTCTCGATATGCATAAGCCGCCTTTTGGTAGAAAGCAACGGCTGCCTTGCCATACCTAGTAATTTTATTCAACAAATGGTAGTAGCACAAGCCGTGTGCAGCGTGTGGATAAACTTCTTTAACCGCATTTTGTATACTGATATGGGCATCGGAAACAATCAACGTCTCAGAATTCTGACCATAAGCCGCCTTCAATCGATAGAAAAACAACTTCCACGAttcatcattctcgatcggacCAATCCCAAAAGCCATTGGAAACACTTGTTCGTTGTCGTCCTTTGTGACGGCAACAAACAAAACACCTTTATTGCggcccttcaagtgtgtgccgtcAACAACAATTATTGGCCTCATGCACATAGTGTACGCGACTCTGCAAGAACCAAGTGCTACGAAGAGATGCTTCAACCGATCATTCTCATCAACTTCCAAGTCGGTCACCGATCCCGGATTGCACATCCGCAACATGTGCAGATAGCCTGGCAGCAATCCATAAGATTCTTTGTGTCCGCCGTATATCATCTCCACTGCCATATTACGGGGTCGGATCTCCACACTATAACTGGTTTGAACACCGTACTCTCTCTGCAAATCAACAACAATGGACCTCGGCTTCACTATGTCCCCATCCTCGCGCATTTTCTTTGCTATATATGCTGCGATTACACGAGCTGGTACCTTCCTCACTCCAATATTTACGAGGTTGTCAGTGCATGTGTGGGCAGGCCCAAACTTTCGAACCATCCAAAAGTCACCATGTTGAGTAGCTCGCAACAGAAATGGGCACTGAGTCCGATATCTGCATTTGAACGTAATCCTATCCAAGTCCGATCGAGGAATGACAAATTCTGCACGACGTTCCAAATGCCACAACCCCACCGCTAATTTCAGCTCCTCTTTGCTTTCGAAGATAGAACCTTCGCTCAACTCATCGGGATCTGGTATGTTGTCAAGTTTACCTGCAAATAAATTCACTGAAAAATCCTTCGGAACCACCGGAACTAGCCAATTGCTCATTTCTGCAGTTTGTTCGGGTCCCAACTCTTCTTCAAGCCTTTGCGGGTTTGTCTGCATTATCATGGACATAAGCTGCCCGATTCCTCCCTCCCGACGAATCCAAGCAATATGCTCAGCAAATGTGCCATAATCAACTCGAGCAGACTCACGCTCCTCTGCTTCTTCatcatcctcatcttcttcatcatcagTGTCTGTTGATGGAACATACTcttcatcatcattattatcagCAAACCAATCAAAACCTCTCATGTGGTTTGAGATGGGCTCCTCGAATGACGTGGGCTGAGGAGGGTGCTCATAAGTAGATGCATACGGTATCTCGATCGAAGGTCGATAAACTTCTTGCTCCGATTGGGAAGTGCCACCATCATGTGTCACATAAACCTCTGGCTCGACCTCAAAGGCACAAAGTCGAGAAAGTTGGTCATCAGTACTTAAAAGAGATCGGATGATCCTGCCACTTCGAGATCTCGATAGATAGTATAAATTGTAGACGGTACTCAGTGAATTTGCCATCAAGTAGTAATTGATATTTTGCCTTAACTCCGAAATGCTTATGTTATTTGTCTGAACATAAGCAAATGTAGCAC contains:
- the LOC130988418 gene encoding uncharacterized protein LOC130988418 yields the protein MTEWKNVLVRYGGYWNDVLYCGGGATFAYVQTNNISISELRQNINYYLMANSLSTVYNLYYLSRSRSGRIIRSLLSTDDQLSRLCAFEVEPEVYVTHDGGTSQSEQEVYRPSIEIPYASTYEHPPQPTSFEEPISNHMRGFDWFADNNDDEEYVPSTDTDDEEDEDDEEAEERESARVDYGTFAEHIAWIRREGGIGQLMSMIMQTNPQRLEEELGPEQTAEMSNWLVPVVPKDFSVNLFAGKLDNIPDPDELSEGSIFESKEELKLAVGLWHLERRAEFVIPRSDLDRITFKCRYRTQCPFLLRATQHGDFWMVRKFGPAHTCTDNLVNIGVRKVPARVIAAYIAKKMREDGDIVKPRSIVVDLQREYGVQTSYSVEIRPRNMAVEMIYGGHKESYGLLPGYLHMLRMCNPGSVTDLEVDENDRLKHLFVALGSCRVAYTMCMRPIIVVDGTHLKGRNKGVLFVAVTKDDNEQVFPMAFGIGPIENDESWKLFFYRLKAAYGQNSETLIVSDAHISIQNAVKEVYPHAAHGLCYYHLLNKITRYGKAAVAFYQKAAYAYRESDFDKAMASLKALNEDGGAYTKLMQVGPERWARSKCPVRRYSFLTSNVAESFNSRLLWARRLPICSMVEAIRHIIEK